A stretch of Desulfuromonas acetexigens DNA encodes these proteins:
- a CDS encoding IPT/TIG domain-containing protein, with the protein MKLLGTLLLLWLAVAPAFSLEITAISPSTTVPGGLVRVSGGPFADDTLVVLGDQALRPETWTERELIFTVPELPEGDYRLTLADSHGGIQPAFILRVGTPRPEIRTLDPDRLDLCDGERRISVSGQALAEGARLLVDGAQLPAERLSASRIDFTLPELAAGMHQVEVVNPDGQRSLPYALMIDGQPEIFSVSLGADQVVAYELIIRGRNFPAQANLLVNGTPVNRALALAGKQGGGRDEVRYVDCGTLIYTRYPLSREPLPLTLTVVGPGGEGSAPYQITSP; encoded by the coding sequence ATGAAACTTCTCGGCACGCTGCTCCTTCTGTGGTTGGCGGTCGCTCCGGCCTTCTCGCTGGAAATCACCGCCATCAGCCCCTCCACCACCGTTCCCGGGGGGCTTGTCCGGGTCAGCGGCGGGCCCTTCGCTGACGACACCCTGGTTGTCCTCGGGGATCAGGCTCTGCGCCCGGAAACCTGGACGGAGCGGGAACTGATTTTCACCGTGCCGGAGCTGCCCGAGGGGGACTATCGCCTGACCCTGGCCGACAGCCACGGGGGCATCCAACCGGCGTTCATCCTGCGCGTCGGCACCCCGCGCCCCGAGATCCGCACCCTGGACCCGGATCGTCTCGATCTCTGCGACGGCGAACGGCGCATCAGCGTCAGCGGTCAGGCCCTGGCCGAGGGCGCCCGCCTGCTGGTCGACGGCGCCCAGCTCCCCGCCGAACGCCTCTCCGCGAGCCGCATCGACTTCACCCTGCCCGAACTGGCGGCGGGAATGCATCAGGTCGAGGTCGTCAACCCCGACGGCCAACGCTCCCTCCCCTACGCCCTGATGATCGACGGCCAGCCGGAGATCTTCTCCGTCAGCCTCGGCGCCGACCAGGTCGTTGCCTACGAGCTGATCATCCGGGGACGCAACTTCCCCGCCCAGGCAAACCTGCTGGTCAACGGCACGCCGGTCAACCGCGCCCTCGCCCTCGCCGGCAAGCAGGGGGGAGGGCGGGATGAGGTGCGCTACGTCGACTGCGGCACCCTGATCTACACCCGCTATCCCTTAAGCCGCGAACCGCTGCCGTTGACCCTGACCGTGGTCGGTCCCGGCGGCGAAGGGAGCGCCCCCTACCAGATTACCAGCCCCTGA
- the gloA gene encoding lactoylglutathione lyase: MKYQMIHSCIRVMDMKKSEEFYQNAFGFEIARRLDFPEHKFTLSYLKAPGGDFELELTHNHDQEQPYQLGNGYSHLALGVDDLEASHHRHQEQGYNPKPLKGLAGGPPRFYFLADPDGYLIEVVRND, encoded by the coding sequence ATGAAATATCAGATGATTCACAGCTGTATCCGCGTTATGGACATGAAAAAATCCGAAGAATTCTATCAGAACGCCTTCGGCTTTGAGATCGCCCGGCGACTCGATTTTCCCGAGCACAAGTTCACCCTCAGCTACCTGAAAGCGCCCGGAGGAGACTTCGAACTGGAACTGACCCACAACCACGACCAGGAGCAGCCCTACCAGCTCGGCAACGGCTATTCCCACCTGGCCCTCGGCGTCGACGACCTCGAAGCCTCGCACCACCGCCATCAGGAGCAAGGCTACAATCCCAAACCTTTAAAAGGTCTGGCCGGCGGGCCGCCCAGGTTCTACTTTCTCGCCGACCCCGACGGCTACCTGATCGAAGTGGTGCGTAACGACTGA
- a CDS encoding quaternary amine ABC transporter ATP-binding protein, whose translation MHPKITVENLYKIFGPGAKSGIALLRQGLGKEHLLREHGLAVGINNASFSIEPGQFLVVMGLSGSGKSTLIRCLNRLIEPTAGKILIDGVDVTTLDEAGLRQVRQHKFGMVFQKFALFPHRTVQQNAEYGLEIQGVAPEERARKALESLDLVGLKDWADAYPDQLSGGMQQRVGLARALALDPDILLMDEAFSALDPLIRREMQDELLALQSRVNKTIVFITHDLDEALKLGDTIIIMKDGVIVQQGTPEEILTNPADDYVEKFIEDVDVSKVLTAETVMHKATAVTFPKDGPKTALHKMKEIGTSSILVVDKERRLLGIVHAEDASRLAKAGETSLEAIIVRDIPRVEPGTALQELFSIESFPVIVVNEEQKLKGIIVRGALLAAMAEGRSN comes from the coding sequence ATGCATCCGAAAATTACCGTTGAAAACCTCTACAAAATCTTCGGCCCGGGGGCGAAGTCCGGCATCGCCCTGCTCCGCCAGGGCCTCGGCAAGGAACATCTGCTGCGTGAACACGGCCTGGCCGTCGGTATCAACAATGCCTCATTTTCTATCGAGCCCGGCCAGTTCCTGGTTGTCATGGGCCTCTCCGGCAGCGGCAAGTCGACCCTCATTCGCTGCTTGAACCGGCTCATCGAGCCGACCGCCGGGAAAATTCTCATCGACGGCGTCGACGTCACCACCCTCGACGAAGCCGGCCTGCGCCAGGTGCGACAGCACAAATTCGGTATGGTTTTCCAGAAGTTCGCCCTCTTTCCCCACCGCACGGTGCAGCAAAATGCCGAGTACGGTCTGGAGATCCAGGGCGTTGCACCCGAGGAAAGGGCGCGCAAGGCGCTTGAATCCCTCGATCTGGTCGGGCTCAAGGATTGGGCCGACGCCTACCCCGATCAGCTCAGCGGCGGCATGCAGCAGCGCGTCGGCCTGGCCCGGGCGCTGGCCCTCGATCCCGACATCCTGCTCATGGACGAAGCCTTCAGTGCCCTCGATCCGCTCATCCGCCGGGAGATGCAGGACGAATTGCTGGCTCTGCAGAGCCGGGTGAACAAGACCATCGTCTTTATCACCCACGATCTCGATGAAGCTCTCAAGCTCGGCGACACGATCATCATCATGAAGGACGGCGTCATCGTCCAACAGGGAACGCCGGAAGAGATCCTCACCAACCCGGCGGATGACTACGTGGAAAAGTTCATCGAGGATGTGGATGTCTCCAAGGTCCTCACCGCCGAAACGGTCATGCACAAGGCGACCGCCGTCACCTTTCCCAAGGACGGCCCCAAGACCGCCCTGCACAAGATGAAGGAAATCGGCACCTCCAGTATCCTGGTGGTCGATAAGGAGCGACGCCTGCTCGGCATCGTTCACGCCGAGGATGCCTCGCGCCTGGCCAAGGCCGGCGAAACGAGCCTCGAAGCGATCATCGTCCGCGACATTCCCCGGGTCGAGCCGGGGACGGCCCTGCAAGAGCTCTTTTCGATCGAGTCCTTCCCCGTGATCGTCGTCAATGAAGAGCAAAAGCTCAAGGGGATTATCGTGCGCGGCGCGCTGCTGGCCGCCATGGCCGAAGGGAGGAGCAACTGA
- a CDS encoding Crp/Fnr family transcriptional regulator: MPVAGLRNRFPFFQSLQTDEVEQFLSYCRRLRAEAGTNLWQEGDADNFAAFILDGKLGIKKRTEFGGSQVIVGLYAPGSVVGELCLLTSNPRSVTAEVIETADLLLLHSQNFEEMLGNHSQLGIALLRHIFVTTARRLTKSYERIASVF, from the coding sequence ATGCCCGTCGCCGGACTTCGCAATCGGTTCCCCTTTTTTCAGAGCCTGCAAACCGACGAGGTCGAGCAGTTTCTCTCCTACTGCCGGCGGCTGCGCGCCGAGGCCGGAACGAACCTGTGGCAGGAAGGGGATGCAGACAATTTCGCCGCCTTCATCCTCGACGGCAAGCTCGGCATCAAAAAACGGACGGAGTTCGGCGGCAGTCAGGTGATCGTCGGGCTCTATGCTCCCGGCTCGGTGGTCGGTGAGCTGTGCCTGTTGACCAGCAATCCCCGTTCGGTTACCGCCGAAGTCATCGAAACCGCCGACCTGCTTCTGCTGCACAGTCAAAATTTTGAAGAGATGCTCGGCAACCACTCCCAGCTCGGCATCGCCCTGCTGCGGCATATCTTTGTCACCACCGCCCGCCGCCTGACCAAGTCCTACGAACGCATCGCCTCGGTCTTCTGA
- a CDS encoding MarR family winged helix-turn-helix transcriptional regulator, which translates to MKTERDLNKTATTAADHRGELVSLHASPPIPAGQYDLRILQSLRRIIRAIEIHSHKLAHSHGITGPQLSCLLAIRDQGKLTASQLAKIVYLSPSTLVGILDRLEEKGLVNRSRSARDRRQVLIEATPAGEALAADAPSLLQDTLRDSLAALPELERVSISLSLEKVVDLMEARSISAAPVLETGPLNPPSGEP; encoded by the coding sequence ATGAAGACCGAGCGTGATCTGAACAAGACGGCAACGACGGCGGCGGATCATCGCGGTGAGCTGGTCTCTCTGCACGCATCGCCGCCAATTCCCGCCGGCCAGTACGATCTGCGTATCCTCCAGTCGTTGCGGCGCATCATCCGGGCGATTGAAATCCACTCGCACAAGCTGGCGCACAGCCACGGCATTACCGGGCCGCAGCTCTCCTGTCTGCTCGCCATCCGCGATCAGGGTAAGCTCACCGCCTCCCAGCTGGCCAAGATCGTCTATCTCAGCCCCAGTACCCTGGTCGGTATCCTCGATCGTCTGGAAGAAAAGGGGCTGGTCAACCGTTCGCGCAGCGCCCGTGACCGCCGGCAGGTGCTGATCGAGGCGACCCCGGCCGGGGAGGCGCTGGCCGCCGACGCACCCTCGCTGCTGCAAGATACGCTCAGGGATTCCCTGGCGGCCCTGCCGGAACTGGAGCGGGTCTCCATTTCCCTCTCCCTCGAAAAAGTCGTTGATCTGATGGAAGCCCGCAGCATTTCCGCCGCGCCGGTTCTGGAGACCGGCCCGCTGAACCCGCCTTCCGGCGAGCCTTGA
- a CDS encoding GAF domain-containing protein, which yields MESFNASIMKLVGLAGFLEEQGNFDDSLNEMAALAANLVDSENCSLMLFHEEAGDEPVMRIYASHGYLPAAAYTEKARHKEGIAGQVAATGQALLIPDIEQSPFAPKARWPERRHKGFVSAPIFIGGKVVGVINVNSPVDDRTYGEKDLYQLTTVALVAGKSIQVRQLQNLLRSRFAQLAVLNEANAVVEDAVEAALKNPAFLAKSFGRAFYRELRKAGFSNNHIINAATEVIAQLSERVEKHRARGEEEG from the coding sequence ATGGAATCTTTCAACGCATCCATCATGAAACTGGTCGGCTTGGCCGGTTTTCTCGAAGAACAGGGCAATTTCGACGACAGTCTCAACGAGATGGCGGCGTTGGCGGCGAACCTCGTCGATTCGGAGAACTGCTCGCTGATGCTCTTTCACGAAGAAGCCGGGGATGAGCCGGTGATGCGCATTTATGCCAGCCACGGCTATCTGCCGGCGGCGGCCTACACGGAAAAAGCCCGGCACAAGGAGGGGATCGCGGGGCAGGTGGCGGCCACCGGCCAGGCCCTGCTTATCCCCGACATCGAGCAATCCCCCTTCGCCCCCAAGGCGCGCTGGCCGGAGCGCCGGCACAAGGGCTTCGTCTCGGCGCCGATCTTCATCGGCGGCAAGGTGGTGGGGGTGATCAACGTCAACTCCCCGGTCGATGACCGCACCTATGGCGAAAAAGACCTCTATCAGCTCACCACCGTCGCCCTGGTCGCGGGCAAGTCGATCCAGGTGCGCCAGTTGCAGAATCTGCTGCGCAGCCGCTTCGCTCAACTCGCCGTGCTCAATGAGGCCAACGCCGTAGTCGAGGATGCCGTCGAGGCGGCGCTGAAGAATCCGGCTTTTCTGGCGAAAAGTTTTGGGCGGGCCTTCTACCGGGAACTGCGCAAGGCGGGCTTCAGCAACAACCACATCATCAACGCTGCCACCGAGGTCATCGCCCAGCTCAGCGAACGGGTGGAGAAGCATCGGGCAAGAGGGGAGGAAGAAGGCTGA
- the resB gene encoding cytochrome c biogenesis protein ResB: protein MTKEKRSFIDILWDFFASLKLTIVLLILLAATSIIGTLIQQNRSPQEYQQFYGETLHRLFEMLNFYDMYHSWWFLALLGIFALNLTTCSLKRLPRVWKQAFEPVTVADDGHYNSLSNRHELRVSQTPEAARDRLVSFLGEALAAPVVTEADGRIHLYAEKHPWSRFSVYVTHLSILIIFIGAIIGNLWGFKAFVNIEEGTMTSKVWTSGGREPIDLGFSVRCDDFEVTYYDGTNRPKEFMSILDIVDNGEEVISDRKIIVNDPLSYKGITLYQSSYGPAGNPQLKIRVTDKASGAAQEITVAEGRHYPLAGGHSFAVTGYTDNYGQFGPAVEMHINTPDGQHGAPFVVVKNFPNFGGPKDSPFSFALLDYQQKQYTGLQVKKDPGVWVVWLGCALLVLGSIAAFTLSHRRLWARIEPEGKGAKILLGGNAHRNQPAFALFFDELKQQADDAFKTDTSR from the coding sequence GTGACCAAAGAAAAACGCTCGTTTATCGATATCCTCTGGGATTTTTTCGCCTCCCTGAAGCTGACTATCGTACTGCTCATTCTGCTCGCCGCCACCTCGATCATCGGCACGCTGATCCAGCAGAATCGCTCCCCGCAGGAATATCAGCAGTTTTACGGTGAAACCCTGCACCGCCTCTTTGAGATGCTGAACTTCTACGACATGTACCACTCCTGGTGGTTCCTGGCGTTGCTCGGCATCTTCGCCCTGAACCTGACCACCTGCTCGCTCAAACGCCTGCCCCGGGTCTGGAAGCAGGCCTTCGAGCCGGTGACGGTGGCCGACGACGGCCACTACAACAGCCTGAGCAACCGCCACGAACTGCGCGTGTCGCAGACGCCGGAAGCTGCTCGCGATCGCCTGGTTTCCTTCCTCGGCGAAGCGCTGGCCGCCCCCGTCGTGACCGAGGCCGACGGGCGCATCCATCTCTATGCCGAAAAACATCCCTGGTCGCGCTTCAGCGTCTACGTGACCCACCTGTCGATCCTGATCATCTTCATCGGCGCGATCATCGGTAATCTTTGGGGATTCAAAGCCTTCGTCAATATCGAGGAAGGGACCATGACCAGCAAGGTCTGGACTTCGGGCGGGCGGGAGCCGATCGACCTCGGCTTTTCGGTGCGCTGCGACGACTTCGAAGTGACCTACTACGACGGGACCAATCGTCCCAAAGAGTTCATGAGCATCCTCGACATCGTCGACAACGGCGAGGAGGTCATCAGCGACCGTAAAATCATCGTCAACGATCCTCTCTCCTACAAAGGGATTACCCTCTACCAATCGAGCTACGGCCCGGCCGGCAACCCCCAGCTGAAAATCCGGGTAACCGACAAGGCGAGCGGCGCAGCGCAGGAAATCACCGTCGCCGAGGGGCGGCACTACCCCCTCGCGGGCGGACATTCCTTTGCCGTGACCGGCTATACGGACAATTACGGGCAGTTCGGCCCGGCGGTGGAAATGCACATCAACACCCCAGACGGACAGCACGGCGCGCCCTTCGTGGTGGTAAAAAACTTCCCCAACTTCGGTGGGCCGAAAGACAGTCCCTTCAGCTTCGCCTTGCTCGACTACCAGCAGAAGCAATACACCGGCCTGCAGGTGAAGAAAGACCCCGGCGTCTGGGTGGTTTGGCTTGGCTGCGCCCTGCTGGTGCTCGGCTCCATCGCCGCTTTCACCCTCTCGCACCGTCGCCTCTGGGCCCGCATCGAGCCGGAGGGCAAAGGCGCAAAAATTCTGCTCGGTGGCAACGCCCACCGCAACCAGCCGGCCTTCGCGCTCTTTTTCGACGAACTGAAACAGCAGGCGGATGACGCCTTCAAGACCGACACCTCGCGCTAA
- a CDS encoding ABC transporter permease → MEMPLPKFPLGAMVESTIDFFTDHFAFITKGLSKITEVGIDALVDGMLFLPPPLLILLFAALAFWLSTRRIALFTLLGLLFIWNLGLWEPTVSTIALVLIATLVAVVIGIPIGIMAALFNPVHRVTMPVLDFMQTMPAFVYLIPAIPFFGLGPVSAIFATVIFAMPPAIRMTCLGIEQVPADLIEAADAFGSNRSQKLFKVQLPLAKGTIMAGVNQTIMLSLSMVVIAAMIGAGGLGGEVWKAIQRLKPGMGFEAGLGVVIVAIILDRITQRIGRDSRS, encoded by the coding sequence ATGGAGATGCCGCTGCCCAAATTTCCCCTCGGGGCGATGGTGGAAAGCACCATCGATTTTTTTACCGATCATTTCGCCTTTATCACCAAAGGGTTGTCGAAGATCACCGAGGTCGGTATCGACGCCCTGGTCGACGGCATGCTTTTTCTTCCCCCCCCGTTGCTGATTTTGCTCTTCGCGGCCCTGGCGTTCTGGTTGAGCACCCGCCGTATCGCCCTCTTTACCCTGCTGGGACTGCTTTTTATCTGGAACCTCGGGCTCTGGGAGCCGACCGTTTCGACCATCGCCCTGGTTCTCATCGCCACCCTGGTGGCGGTCGTCATCGGCATCCCCATCGGAATTATGGCGGCCCTGTTCAACCCGGTGCATCGGGTGACCATGCCGGTCCTCGACTTCATGCAGACGATGCCGGCCTTCGTCTATCTGATTCCGGCCATCCCCTTTTTCGGCCTCGGGCCGGTTTCGGCCATCTTCGCCACGGTGATTTTCGCCATGCCGCCGGCGATTCGCATGACCTGCCTCGGTATCGAGCAGGTGCCGGCCGATCTCATCGAGGCGGCCGACGCTTTCGGTTCCAATCGTTCGCAAAAGCTCTTCAAAGTCCAGTTGCCCCTGGCCAAGGGGACGATCATGGCCGGTGTCAACCAGACCATCATGCTCTCGCTGTCGATGGTCGTTATCGCCGCTATGATCGGTGCCGGCGGCCTCGGCGGCGAAGTCTGGAAGGCGATTCAGCGGCTTAAGCCGGGGATGGGTTTCGAGGCCGGCCTCGGCGTGGTGATCGTCGCCATCATCCTCGACCGCATCACTCAGCGCATCGGCCGTGACAGCCGCAGCTGA
- the ccsB gene encoding c-type cytochrome biogenesis protein CcsB: MTSSLFFNITTIAYFAAMVLFIVYIVSRVQAIGLTATGVVWAGFVANTIAIGLRWREAYALGFQQAPLSNLYESVVFFAWSIALCYLLMDLKYKQRAVGAFVIPFAFIFMIWAQLGLNAEIQPLVPALQSNWLTYHVITCFLGYAAFAVACGASIMYLLMIGREERKGNNQGLMGIFPSAKVLDDINYKAIMFGFPMLSLGIITGAAWANYAWGTYWSWDPKETWSLIIWFIYAAFLHARFTRGWVGRKAAWLSIIGFAATIFCYLGVNLLLSGLHSYGS; encoded by the coding sequence ATGACCAGTTCCCTCTTTTTCAATATCACGACCATCGCCTACTTTGCCGCGATGGTGCTCTTCATCGTCTACATCGTCAGTCGCGTCCAGGCCATCGGCCTGACCGCAACCGGAGTGGTCTGGGCCGGTTTCGTCGCCAACACCATCGCCATCGGCCTGCGCTGGCGCGAGGCCTACGCTCTTGGTTTCCAGCAGGCGCCCCTCTCCAACCTCTACGAGTCGGTCGTCTTCTTCGCCTGGAGTATCGCCCTCTGCTATCTGCTGATGGATCTCAAGTACAAGCAGCGCGCCGTCGGGGCTTTCGTCATCCCCTTCGCCTTCATCTTCATGATCTGGGCGCAGCTCGGCCTCAACGCCGAGATCCAGCCGCTGGTGCCGGCCTTGCAGAGCAACTGGCTGACCTACCACGTCATCACCTGCTTCCTCGGCTATGCCGCCTTCGCCGTTGCCTGCGGCGCCTCGATCATGTACCTGCTGATGATCGGCCGCGAGGAGCGCAAGGGGAACAACCAGGGCCTGATGGGGATTTTTCCCAGCGCCAAAGTGCTCGACGACATCAACTACAAGGCGATCATGTTCGGCTTTCCCATGCTCTCTTTGGGGATCATCACCGGCGCCGCCTGGGCCAACTACGCCTGGGGCACCTACTGGAGCTGGGACCCGAAAGAGACCTGGAGCCTGATCATCTGGTTCATCTACGCGGCTTTCCTCCATGCCCGCTTCACCCGGGGCTGGGTCGGGCGCAAGGCGGCCTGGCTGTCGATCATCGGCTTCGCCGCGACGATCTTCTGCTATCTCGGCGTCAACCTGTTGCTCTCGGGCCTGCATTCCTACGGGAGTTGA
- a CDS encoding glycine betaine ABC transporter substrate-binding protein, whose amino-acid sequence MKRILLISLLCFTSLLWSCTQEQNADGTKAAAPEAKKEVTLVYVEWVAEVASTNVMRVVLEELGYKVKTLPVGAAAMWQSLGSRDADAMTSAWLPTTHGHYLEEVRENVEDLGPNLVGTRIGLVVPKYVEIDSIAELDAHADKFSGRIIGIDPGAGIMSLTEKAIEEYGIKNLRLVEGSGATMTAALSDEIKNNNWAVVTGWTPHWKFARWELKYLEDPKGIYGGAETINTIVRKGLKEEQPEVYALLDNFNWTAAQCEELIAANQEDGADPYVNAKAWVERHRDLVNSWLGK is encoded by the coding sequence ATGAAACGTATTCTGCTGATTAGCCTGCTCTGTTTCACTTCATTGCTTTGGTCCTGTACTCAGGAGCAAAACGCGGATGGCACGAAAGCGGCCGCGCCGGAGGCCAAGAAAGAGGTGACCCTCGTCTATGTCGAATGGGTCGCCGAAGTCGCCAGTACCAACGTCATGCGCGTTGTTCTGGAAGAACTCGGCTACAAGGTGAAAACCCTGCCGGTGGGCGCCGCCGCCATGTGGCAGTCGCTCGGCAGCCGCGATGCCGACGCCATGACCTCGGCCTGGCTGCCGACCACCCACGGCCATTATCTTGAAGAAGTGCGGGAAAATGTGGAAGACCTCGGCCCGAATCTCGTCGGCACCCGTATCGGTTTGGTCGTTCCCAAGTATGTGGAGATCGACTCCATCGCCGAGCTCGACGCCCACGCCGACAAGTTTTCCGGCCGCATCATCGGCATCGATCCCGGCGCCGGGATCATGAGCCTGACGGAAAAAGCCATCGAGGAGTACGGGATCAAAAATCTGCGCCTGGTGGAAGGCAGCGGCGCGACCATGACCGCGGCCCTGTCCGACGAGATCAAGAACAACAACTGGGCGGTGGTTACCGGCTGGACCCCCCACTGGAAATTTGCCCGCTGGGAACTCAAGTACCTGGAAGATCCCAAGGGGATTTACGGTGGCGCAGAGACGATCAACACCATCGTGCGCAAGGGGCTCAAGGAAGAGCAGCCCGAGGTTTACGCCCTGCTCGACAACTTCAACTGGACCGCGGCCCAATGCGAAGAGCTGATTGCCGCCAACCAGGAAGATGGCGCCGACCCTTACGTCAACGCCAAGGCCTGGGTGGAAAGGCATCGTGATCTGGTCAACAGCTGGCTCGGCAAGTAA
- a CDS encoding histone deacetylase family protein encodes MFIIRRFFDEVAPRNREALRQVQTILREQFPALKPEDIDKIPELLRNPLKHRFRSILYVAEGSRGTVTGFALLSHDPELHFAYLDYISAAKAATGGGIGGALYERLREEALVLGCRGIFFECLPDDPALCRDPEILAQNRARLKFYEKYGARPIAGTAYETPVKPDDDNPPYLVFDNLGQERPLPAVEARRIVRAILERRYGHLCTPAYIDMVVDSFRDDPVVLRPLRYRRKAPAAAKATVSGRLRRIPLVVNDQHSIHHVRERGYVEAPVRIDAILKELTPLGMFERTTPADYPERHIRAVHDGAYLDYFKKVCANLAVNRSIYPYVFPIRNQARPPKELAVRAGYYCIDTFTPINRNAQLAATRAVDCALTAADRILAGHRLAYALVRPPGHHAEVRAFGGFCYYNNAAVAAHYLSRFGPIAMLDIDYHHGNGQQVIFYGRKDVLTVSLHGHPSFAYPYFSGFEDEKGEGEGIGFNRNYPLPETIDFDLYLKTLDKALRKIRAFQPSYLVLCLGLDTAKGDPTGTWPFKGKDFETLGRRIGALGLPTLVVQEGGYYTRQLGVNARNFFVGLWAGAFPEGGNP; translated from the coding sequence ATGTTCATCATCCGCCGTTTTTTCGACGAGGTCGCGCCGCGCAACCGCGAGGCGCTGCGCCAGGTCCAGACCATTCTCCGCGAGCAGTTTCCCGCCCTCAAGCCGGAGGATATCGACAAAATCCCTGAGCTGCTGCGCAATCCCCTCAAGCATCGCTTCCGCTCCATCCTCTACGTCGCCGAAGGCAGTCGCGGCACGGTGACCGGCTTCGCTCTCCTCTCCCACGATCCGGAACTGCACTTCGCCTACCTCGACTACATTTCGGCGGCCAAGGCGGCCACCGGCGGCGGTATCGGCGGCGCCCTCTACGAACGGCTGCGCGAGGAGGCGCTGGTGCTCGGCTGCCGGGGGATCTTTTTCGAATGCCTGCCCGACGATCCGGCCCTCTGCCGTGATCCGGAAATCCTCGCCCAGAACCGGGCCCGGCTCAAATTTTACGAGAAGTACGGCGCCCGACCCATCGCCGGGACCGCCTACGAGACGCCGGTAAAGCCCGACGACGACAATCCCCCCTACCTGGTCTTCGATAACCTCGGGCAGGAGCGGCCGCTGCCGGCGGTCGAGGCCCGGCGCATCGTCCGCGCCATACTCGAACGGCGCTACGGCCACCTCTGTACCCCGGCCTACATCGATATGGTGGTCGACTCCTTCCGGGACGATCCAGTCGTCCTGCGCCCGCTCCGTTACCGGCGCAAGGCGCCGGCGGCGGCCAAGGCCACGGTGAGCGGCAGGCTGCGGCGCATCCCGCTGGTGGTCAACGACCAGCACTCCATCCATCATGTACGGGAACGGGGTTACGTCGAGGCGCCGGTACGCATCGACGCCATTCTCAAGGAACTGACGCCCCTGGGGATGTTCGAGCGGACGACGCCGGCGGACTATCCCGAGCGGCACATCCGCGCCGTCCACGACGGGGCCTATCTCGATTATTTCAAGAAGGTCTGCGCCAATCTCGCCGTCAACCGCTCCATCTACCCCTATGTCTTTCCCATCCGCAACCAGGCGCGGCCGCCGAAGGAATTGGCGGTGCGCGCCGGTTATTACTGCATCGATACCTTCACCCCCATCAACCGCAACGCCCAACTGGCCGCGACCCGGGCCGTCGACTGCGCCCTGACCGCCGCCGACCGGATCCTCGCCGGACACCGCCTGGCCTATGCCCTGGTGCGCCCGCCCGGCCATCATGCCGAAGTGCGTGCTTTCGGCGGCTTCTGCTACTACAACAACGCAGCGGTGGCGGCTCATTATCTGAGCCGCTTCGGGCCGATCGCCATGCTCGACATCGACTATCACCACGGCAACGGCCAGCAGGTGATCTTCTACGGGCGCAAGGATGTGCTGACGGTTTCTCTGCACGGGCATCCAAGTTTTGCCTACCCGTATTTCAGCGGCTTCGAGGACGAAAAAGGGGAAGGGGAGGGTATCGGCTTTAACCGCAATTATCCGCTGCCGGAGACGATCGATTTCGACCTCTACCTGAAAACCCTGGACAAGGCGCTGCGCAAGATCCGCGCGTTTCAGCCGAGCTATCTGGTGCTCTGCCTGGGGCTGGACACGGCCAAGGGGGACCCCACCGGCACCTGGCCGTTCAAGGGGAAGGATTTCGAAACCCTGGGGCGGCGCATCGGCGCGCTCGGCCTGCCGACCCTGGTGGTACAGGAGGGGGGCTACTACACGCGCCAACTGGGGGTCAATGCCCGGAACTTTTTTGTGGGCTTGTGGGCCGGAGCCTTCCCGGAAGGGGGGAATCCCTGA